In the genome of Aerosakkonema funiforme FACHB-1375, the window TCTACGGCGGTAACCAAGACACCCGCATCGCCCAAGAAGTCGTACTCGGTATTGGTGGCGTCAAAGCTTTAACCGCAGTGGGAATCAAACCTTCCGTTTATCATATGAACGAAGGACACGCCGCTTTCTGCACATTGGAAATTGCGCGAGAAGAAATTCAACGCACAGGTAAATCTTTCTACGATGTGGAAGAGTCGGTGCGCGAGTCTTGCGTTTTCACCACCCACACTCCCGTTCCCGCCGGACACGATGCTTTTTCTCCCGACTTGATGGACTCCTACTTCGCCCATTATTGGCCGCAATTAGGTTTAGAACGGGATCAGTTCCTCGCATTGGGAGCTCGTCGTTTGGGAGATCCTTGGGAACCTTTCGGGATGACCGTTTTAGCATTGCGGATGTGTCGCGCCGCTAACGGGGTAAGCAAACTGCACGGCGAAGTTTCCCGCAAAATGTGGAATATCCTCTATCCTGACAAATCGGAAAACAAAGTGCCGATCGGTCACATTACCAACGGCGTTCACGCACGCACCTGGACAGCTCCTTTAATAGCAGATTTGTTTTGCGAATATTTAGGTGAAGATTGGTCAACTCGCGCCGCTGATGCCAAGATGTGGGCGAAGGTAGACGAAATTCCCGATGCAGAGATTTGGTGGCGACACCAAACTCTCAAAGAACGATTGATCGCACACACCCGTTCTCGCATTAAAGCATCGCGAGTACGCCGAGAGGAAGATCCGGATTTTATCGAGATTGCAGATTCTCTGTTAGATCCCAATGTTCTGACGATCGGTTTTGCACGACGTTTCAGTCTTTACAAACGCGGTTATCTGCTATTGCTAGATCCGCAACGTGCTTTGAAGATTTTTGGCAATCCGGAACGTCCTGTGCAAATTATCTTCGCTGGCAAATCTCACCCAGCTGACGAACAAGGTAAGCGGGTTATTCAGCGCTTGATGGAGTGGTGCAAGCATCCGGCAATTCGCGATCGCGTCGCCTTTATCGAAAATTACGATATCTACACCGCACAGAAACTCGTGCAAGGTGTGGATGTGTGGTTAAATAACCCCCGCCGTCCTTTGGAAGCTTCCGGTACTAGCGGTCAAAAAGTCTGCTTTAATGGCGGTATTAATTGCAGCGTTTTAGATGGTTGGTGGTGCGAAGGTTACATTGCCGATGCCAAAGGTAAAGGTACAAACGGTTGGGCAATTGGCGAAGATGCACACACCAGCGATCAAGAGTTGCAAGATCGCATCGATTCGGAATCTCTTTATCGTTTATTAGAAGAGGAAATTGTGCCTCTCTATTACAACCAAGATAAAGATGGCGTTCCCCACGGTTGGGTCAAGATGATGAAGGAATCGATCAAAACTAACTCACCTGCTTTCAATACCGATCGCATGATTGCAGATTACGTAACGCAAATCTACGCGCCCCAGAGTGCAGCCACAATTGAACCAATTTTAGCCAGCGCCAGCGCCTAATTTGTCGTAAATTCCTCTAAATTGTAGGGTGCGTTACGCTCTCGCTAACGCACCGTTCCATTCTGTAGAGTACTTATCAAACAAGAGTCTATGCTGCTTCTGCCTTACTAAATTCTAAGTGAGTAGAACTCATTGAAGGCATAGTAATAAGATAGGAAGCAAAGTTTTTATTATAAAGTGCGCCTCGTCTCTTTTGACGTAAAAGCGCTACAGCTTCCGCACCGGTCAAACCGAGGTATGTCAGGATTAACCCAGCTACTAAAGCAGAACGATTGTGACCCATACCGCAATGAGATAGCACTCTATGCCCACTTCCGATCAAACTGGCACCCAATCTAGCGATCGAGTGTAGCTTTTCTAGATCGGGCAGGTCTTTATCTTCAAACGGGAAATAGATGTAAAGTATGCGATCGGATATAGAGGGGACGCCTATATCGAGGTCGCCGTCAAGATCGAAAATAACATTTATATCATGTGCTGCAATCGGCTGCCAGTCATCTATATCAGGCGAAATAAATAACTGACCTTTTTCGTCAATCTGAAAAAGTTCCATAACGCAAATCGTCTTTTATGCTTTGTCTTAAAAGTTTCAACTTAGGGAAGTTGCTTCATAAAGCATCTGCCTAAGTACTGATTACTTTGATTCTAGAAACGCAGTCAGGCTGTGACAGTACCCATAAGGGGTACTATTTTGGAAAGAATGCAGCCAACTTCCAAATGTCTCGATATATGGCGATGACAAGGCGATCGCGCCCCGCAATCACTCCTGATTCTTCTTTCTGCTGGTGTTCGCTTTTTCGCAGTCGATCGAAAATATCAAAAATCGCAAAGCTTTTCTATTAAACTACCTTCGTTTCAACAAGAGCCAACGTAACTCCATTGGTGGATTTTGTTGAATGGGAAATAAATCCCGACCCGTCGCCCAACTGAGAAACCAACCTGTGGGAGGCCATGCTTCTTTAGGCAGATGATTTTGTTCGTATTCTATTACCGATTCATCGGATATCATTTCCAATGGCAAACCTTCCATTGCCGAATTCAGTTCATCTCGCGTGATGATATAACACCAAGAGATATCGGACATTTCTCGCGCAAAGTTATCCGGTTGGTAATTATCTACTGCTAGGAAAGCACTGAATAAAAGCAACCCTCCGCTTGGCAAGCAATCGCACATTTTAGCCAAGAACAAGCGCACTTGGTCGCTGTAGCGGAAGTGAGAGAGAACTTCGGATGCGATCGCCAATTTATAATTAGCTGCCCTCATCCGCAATAGCGGGTCTAAAATATCCCCTTGAATCACTTTGATGGACAAATTTTCGGCTTTTACCGCCTCCGTCAATTTTTCTGCAAAAATGGGCGTGAGTTCGATCGCATCCACACTATGTCCCAATTTTGCCAAAGGTAAACTATTGCGACCCGTTCCCGCACCTACATCCAAAACAGGCACATTCTCAGGTTTGCCTAATTGGGAAGCAACTGCCATTACTTTCGCATCTGGATGACTGCCGAATAAAGGTTCCGGTCTAGTTTGCGGCCAAGTTTGATATTTATCGCTCAGCGATTCTACATGAACTTTTGTGTTAATCGTAATTCCACCAGCTAAACCTTTATTTGCTTCCGCTAGTTGGTAGCTGACTATTAACCGCGCATGAGATGAAAGGCGAAATCCCTCTGATATACCTTTTTCGATTAACTGACGCAAATTATCGATATGTTCTGGCGTCGGGTTTTGCCCTAAAAGGTTTAGCAAACCTACAAGGGTCTGCAAATATTCTTGCAGCATTGATGGCACGCAAGGAAAGAGGAATTCTCCGTGAACGCCAGTCATAGTTTTCAGCTTTGTTGCCAAGGCGATTTTTAAACTTTGGGGATCGGTTATCAATTCCTTATTATTCGTTGAATCGCTGACTGACAAGGTTTGCGGAGATTGTGCGACTGGGAGGTTATCGGCAGGCATATTGATAAGTATGCTTAAGAGGACTGGAGACCGACATTTAGTTTACTGTATCGGCTCTGGGAACTTAAATATTGACAAAATGCACGAAAAGTGATAATTAAGAGCAAGGTATCTCGCTCGCCCGACAAATTAGACAATAGTTATTTTATACTACAAATAGTTCGTAAAAATTGCATTGACAAAACTAAGAGCTTTATTTACATTTTTACTATGTTAAAGTACGACTTTCAACGATATTGGCCTTCTACTGAAGAGTTACCTGACTCGGACGATACTCCTGTGGATAACGAACTGCAAGATTTGATTCCCAGCTTGCTCAAAGCGACATTAGCAATGCTATGGTCGGAGGGAACAGATTGGTTTTTTGGCATTGATATGGGAGTATATTATCACGGCGAAAAACCTCCGTTTGTACCGGATGGATTTTTGAGTTTGGGAGTAGAACGAATTATAGATGAAAATTTACGCCCCAGCTACGCAATTTGGGAAGAAGAGCGAGTTCCTATTCTAATGTTAGAAGTAGTTTCCCAAACTCATCGGGGAGAATAC includes:
- the glgP gene encoding alpha-glucan family phosphorylase; protein product: MANVSSTNPIEKLREKLPFPLKRLADIAYNYWWSWTGDRLSLFRNIDPQMWHESKHNPVAVLQSTSYVRLTQLANDPVYIKRVKALAEQFDRYMTETDTWANRVAPKITYKNPVAYFCAEFGIHESLPIYSGGLGILAGDHLKSASDLGVPLVGVGLLYRQGYFHQTLNRHGWQEEHYDDNPFEEMPIELLKDDRGEPITVSLEIRQRTVKVQVWLARIGRVKLYLLDTDREDNDPIDRWLTGHLYGGNQDTRIAQEVVLGIGGVKALTAVGIKPSVYHMNEGHAAFCTLEIAREEIQRTGKSFYDVEESVRESCVFTTHTPVPAGHDAFSPDLMDSYFAHYWPQLGLERDQFLALGARRLGDPWEPFGMTVLALRMCRAANGVSKLHGEVSRKMWNILYPDKSENKVPIGHITNGVHARTWTAPLIADLFCEYLGEDWSTRAADAKMWAKVDEIPDAEIWWRHQTLKERLIAHTRSRIKASRVRREEDPDFIEIADSLLDPNVLTIGFARRFSLYKRGYLLLLDPQRALKIFGNPERPVQIIFAGKSHPADEQGKRVIQRLMEWCKHPAIRDRVAFIENYDIYTAQKLVQGVDVWLNNPRRPLEASGTSGQKVCFNGGINCSVLDGWWCEGYIADAKGKGTNGWAIGEDAHTSDQELQDRIDSESLYRLLEEEIVPLYYNQDKDGVPHGWVKMMKESIKTNSPAFNTDRMIADYVTQIYAPQSAATIEPILASASA
- a CDS encoding protein-tyrosine phosphatase family protein, translating into MELFQIDEKGQLFISPDIDDWQPIAAHDINVIFDLDGDLDIGVPSISDRILYIYFPFEDKDLPDLEKLHSIARLGASLIGSGHRVLSHCGMGHNRSALVAGLILTYLGLTGAEAVALLRQKRRGALYNKNFASYLITMPSMSSTHLEFSKAEAA
- a CDS encoding class I SAM-dependent methyltransferase, encoding MPADNLPVAQSPQTLSVSDSTNNKELITDPQSLKIALATKLKTMTGVHGEFLFPCVPSMLQEYLQTLVGLLNLLGQNPTPEHIDNLRQLIEKGISEGFRLSSHARLIVSYQLAEANKGLAGGITINTKVHVESLSDKYQTWPQTRPEPLFGSHPDAKVMAVASQLGKPENVPVLDVGAGTGRNSLPLAKLGHSVDAIELTPIFAEKLTEAVKAENLSIKVIQGDILDPLLRMRAANYKLAIASEVLSHFRYSDQVRLFLAKMCDCLPSGGLLLFSAFLAVDNYQPDNFAREMSDISWCYIITRDELNSAMEGLPLEMISDESVIEYEQNHLPKEAWPPTGWFLSWATGRDLFPIQQNPPMELRWLLLKRR